The genomic region TCCGGCATGCTGGTGGCAAAGGCGACGATGGTCATGCCGATGACCAGGGGCCGGACTCCGTAGGACAGAGCGAGGCGTGAGCTGCCGGTGATGAGATACTCGGCGCCGTAGTAAAGGAGAAAGAGGCCGGCAAAAAAGAGCAGTACGGCAAGAACCATGATATATTCTGTCCTGTAGCCCCCGGGCAGGAAGCCCATGGAGAGTGAGTAAAAAGATTTCCGAAACGCAGTTTAATACCTGCATTCTGGGAAGTCGAGCCGAAAAATCCGATCCGGCCAATCAGCAACGGTCTTTGACATGTTGGCCTTTGACCTTGACAAACCCGAGCCCGCGCAATTAATATCCATATATTTTATTAATAATCGAAGGGGTGTGGGAGAAGTTGGCAATGGAAAAGATGGAATTCGATAAGATGTGCAGCTATGAGCGCGAGGCTGAAATCCTCAAGGTGCTCGGGCACCCCGTTCGGCTGAAAATCGTCGGCGGCCTTATGTCCCAGAGCTGCAACGTGAAGAAAATCTGGGAGTGCCTGGAGCTCCCTCAGGCCACAGTATCCCAGCACTTGGCCCTGTTAAAGAACAAGGGAATCATCGAAGGCCGCCGAGAAGGCGTGGAGGTCTTTTACCAGGTCACCTCCGATGAAGCCCGACGCATCGTAGGCGCCCTGTTCGAGGCCGGCCCCTGCAAATGACCCGACTCACCCTCCGCCCGGGACGCGACCGCCGGGTCCGGGGTGGGCATCCCTGGGTCTTCAGCAACGAGATATCTCTCATCGACGGAACGCCCCCCCCCGGCGAGGCCGTTGAGGTCTACGCCCACCGCGGAGAATTCCTCGGAACCGCCTATTACAATCCCCACTCTCTCATCGCCGCCCGCATCCTGTCGCGGGAGAGCGAATCGATCGACACAGCCGCCTTTTTCCGCCAGCGCATCTCCCGGGCCCGGGACTACCGCACCAGCGTATACGGTAAACTGAACGCCGTGCGCCTGGTCCACGGTGAGGCGGATGGGTTGCCGGGCCTGGTGATCGACCGCTACGGCGAGGTCCTATCTGTGCAGTTGCTCACCGCAGGCATGGACCGGCGCCGGAACCTGATCCTCGAGGCTCTGGACGAACTCTTTTCCCCCGCGGCGGTCATCGCCCGCAACGATGTGGGAGTTCGGGAACTGGAAGGACTCCCCCGGCAGGTGGAACTGCTGACGGGCCAGCTCCCCGACCGACTGGTCGTCACGGAGAACTGTCTGGACTTTCGGGTCGATGTCGGAGAGGGGCAGAAGACCGGGCACTTCCTGGACCAGAAGGAGAATCACCTGGCCCTGCGGGGCAGGGTCGAAGGGAAACGGGTCCTCGACCTGTTCTGCTACTCGGGAAGCTGGTCGCTCCATGCCGCCCGTTTCGGGGCCAGTGATGTCACCGGAGTGGACATTTCGAGAACGGCCCTTGCCCTTGCCGAGGAGAATGCGCGCCTCAACGGAGTGGAGGAGCGATGCTCCTTTGCCAAGGCCGATGTGTTCGAATTGCTGAGGGAAAAGGAGCGAAGCGGGGAGCGCTTCGGCACCGTCGTCCTCGACCCTCCCGCCTTTGTGAAAAGCAGGAAAAAACTTCCCGAGGCCCTGCGCGGCTACCTCACAGTCAACCGTCGGGCCATGAACCTGGTGGAACCGGGCGGTTTCCTCTTCACCTGCACCTGCTCCCATCACCTACAGCGCGAAGCGTTCATCGACATGCTGCGCCAGGCCGCCGGCCAAGCCGGACGCGGAGTGCGCCTGCTGGAAATCCGGGGCCAGGCCTATGACCATCCCGTGCTTCTGAGCTGCCCGGAGACCGAATACCTCAAGTGCGCGGTCCTGCAACTCCTCTGACCCAAATCTCCTGACCAGACCCTGCCGCGAGGCGCTCGCCTGCTATTTCCCGTCGCGGATATTGGCCACCGTCTTGCCCCTCAACCCCCAGTTCTCTGCGGGAACCTCCTCGATAATCACGTGAGTCGTCTCCGGGTTCTTGCCCAGAACCTCGGTGACCACCTCCGTCATCCTCGCGACAAGCCGGCTTTTCGTTTCGTTGCTCGCCCCTTCCACGGTCTTGACAATAACTAGCGGCATGAAGCCCTCCTCTTTAATGATATTTTCCCCCAGTATAGCGGGAGAGGGAGGAGTTTCAAGAACCGCGAAGGAGTGCTCCGCCGGGCTTGCTGGCCAGGCCGTAGATGACCCGGTAGGTGGCGGGAATGCGGCCGTCCCGGGCGTAACGCTCGGCGTAAAGTGCCATCATGCGGGAGATGACCCGGCGCGGAGCCAGGCCTGGGGGGCGATGGGCGGAAGCGTTGGCGGCCCCGATGCCCTTCAGGCAGCGAAGCAGGGAGGGAACGTCGCGGTGGGACTCGACCTCGTCTTCGGCGAAAGCATGAATGGATGAAAACCCCGCCGTCCCCATGGCCCGGCGAACCTCCGCCAGCCCCGGGAACTCCTGGACGTGGGAGACACGGCGCCCTCCGGTTTCGGCCAGCGCCAGGCGATGGGCCTCCTTGAGTTCTTTCAGGGTCCCGTCCCCGAACAGGGCGAAGGCGAACCGTCCCACGGGGGCGAGCACCCGACTTCCTTCTGCG from Desulfuromonas sp. harbors:
- a CDS encoding 4-oxalocrotonate tautomerase family protein; the protein is MPLVIVKTVEGASNETKSRLVARMTEVVTEVLGKNPETTHVIIEEVPAENWGLRGKTVANIRDGK
- a CDS encoding class I SAM-dependent rRNA methyltransferase, giving the protein MTRLTLRPGRDRRVRGGHPWVFSNEISLIDGTPPPGEAVEVYAHRGEFLGTAYYNPHSLIAARILSRESESIDTAAFFRQRISRARDYRTSVYGKLNAVRLVHGEADGLPGLVIDRYGEVLSVQLLTAGMDRRRNLILEALDELFSPAAVIARNDVGVRELEGLPRQVELLTGQLPDRLVVTENCLDFRVDVGEGQKTGHFLDQKENHLALRGRVEGKRVLDLFCYSGSWSLHAARFGASDVTGVDISRTALALAEENARLNGVEERCSFAKADVFELLREKERSGERFGTVVLDPPAFVKSRKKLPEALRGYLTVNRRAMNLVEPGGFLFTCTCSHHLQREAFIDMLRQAAGQAGRGVRLLEIRGQAYDHPVLLSCPETEYLKCAVLQLL
- a CDS encoding methyltransferase domain-containing protein, translating into MDIGTVRRHFSSHAREYDLHAVVQKRVASRLVELIGESGVGPGPALDVGTGTGDLDRRLLRSCPGLDLVISDLSHGMTCHAAAALAGSAAVDADAQALPFRTGSFSLLLSASVYQWVNDLPGAFAEGSRVLAPVGRFAFALFGDGTLKELKEAHRLALAETGGRRVSHVQEFPGLAEVRRAMGTAGFSSIHAFAEDEVESHRDVPSLLRCLKGIGAANASAHRPPGLAPRRVISRMMALYAERYARDGRIPATYRVIYGLASKPGGALLRGS
- a CDS encoding metalloregulator ArsR/SmtB family transcription factor, which produces MEFDKMCSYEREAEILKVLGHPVRLKIVGGLMSQSCNVKKIWECLELPQATVSQHLALLKNKGIIEGRREGVEVFYQVTSDEARRIVGALFEAGPCK